The nucleotide sequence atcaatctagatacGATTGGTGGGCGTAGTTcgattgaaagaaaataaatcctacatgaaactgctaatGGCAAGCCCTGTGGGTTATCTTGAGTAAGTGAATCATGGTTTCTAGAAcgagacattgctgtttagtttccccttttttttccttgttccATCATCGAGATCGCGAAATCTCctcggctgatatctccaacactctgcagcttGCACTAAAAccatctagattgataaatagagCTACAGGGAAGAcgaaaaatggttttattttaaggtgaactgtccctttaagagtgAAAGCAGAATAGATGATGTCATATCCAGAATCAACACGGACCCAAAGAgacataaagatggacaacacatcacatcaaatactctttcttctcctctacttcatccctctcctcctcttcatcgaAGGACGCCACTCCAGAAGAAGCCCGGTCGGAGAAGAAGCTTCTCCGGCTGGAATGCCACATTCGAAAATCGTGAAACACGctgccttcctcctcctcgtcctcctcgtcctcctctccAGGCGACTCAGAGTGAGAGGTGGAGTAGCAGGAGTCAAACCTGCTGCTCCTGGCCCGAGGCCTCCACTCAGGCTTGTGGTGGACGCAGACCTCACTGCGCTGCTCCTGCAATAGAGGCGGCTGCTCCTCGTGACCATCCagcctctcttcttcctcctcctcctcctcctcctcctccaggaaggGACTCAAGCAGTCGCTGGGTAAAGTAGGTGAATTGGTCTGGGATGAATGTGGGTCACTGTGAGATGAAGGCCTTCCACAgagcaggctgctgctgctggagccaAGGTGACTGTCGGAGGGCGGGGCCTCGCCGGCTTCAACCTCAGGCTGGCACGGCGCTTCGGTGATAGGACTGGATGTGGCGGCGTCTGAGGGAGGAGCAAAAAATCAGAACACCTGGAGATGGATGGATAATCAGGGAGGGGGATGGGAAGATGAGGCGCTCTGTAAGCGAGGATGCAGAAATGGAGACGATGGGTGATGAAA is from Plectropomus leopardus isolate mb unplaced genomic scaffold, YSFRI_Pleo_2.0 unplaced_scaffold17111, whole genome shotgun sequence and encodes:
- the LOC121964771 gene encoding protein FAM131A-like, which translates into the protein VAEQFAIAEAKLRAWASIDDDEEEDSNDEDSNVNGQTQIFSSQGSDAATSSPITEAPCQPEVEAGEAPPSDSHLGSSSSSLLCGRPSSHSDPHSSQTNSPTLPSDCLSPFLEEEEEEEEEEERLDGHEEQPPLLQEQRSEVCVHHKPEWRPRARSSRFDSCYSTSHSESPGEEDEEDEEEEGSVFHDFRMWHSSRRSFFSDRASSGVASFDEEEERDEVEEKKEYLM